A genomic window from Nocardioides rotundus includes:
- a CDS encoding helicase HerA-like domain-containing protein: MTDPVASDPIVDAVAPGYRFEGTALELGGLMLDAERLADVPIRIPLGMLNRHGLVAGATGTGKTKTLQLLAEQLSANGVPVFAADIKGDLSGLSQPGEGGEKITARAASVGQTWTATGFPTELYTLGGQGTGVPIRVTMSAFGPMLLAKVLGLNDTQTSSLGLVFHYADQAGLPLLDLADLRAVVQYLVSDEGKPELKALGGLSSATAGVILRELIAFSDQGADEFFGEPEFESADLLRLTDDGRGVISLLELPNLQDRPALFSTFLMWLLADLFHDLPEVGDVDKPKLVFFFDEAHLLFNDASDDFLDQITQTVRLIRSKGVGVFFVTQSPTDVPDDVLAQLGSRVQHQLRAHTPNDAKALKATVNTYPTSAYDDLGAVLTTLGIGEAVVTVMDERGAPTPVAWTRLRAPESLMGPADPAATKAAVEASPGWAKYATVQDRESAREKLAARLEEGSRKAEKETGQPRKQASRTRRRRTSESSRSSRSEGNWADGGGMVGDVMGSPVFKDFMRTAAREIARGMFKSGRR; this comes from the coding sequence ATGACCGACCCTGTCGCCTCCGACCCGATCGTCGACGCCGTCGCGCCGGGCTACCGGTTCGAGGGCACGGCCCTCGAGCTCGGCGGCCTGATGCTGGACGCCGAGCGGCTGGCCGACGTACCGATCCGGATCCCGCTGGGGATGCTCAACCGGCACGGCCTGGTCGCCGGCGCCACCGGAACCGGCAAGACCAAGACCCTGCAACTGCTGGCCGAGCAGCTCAGCGCGAACGGGGTGCCGGTCTTCGCCGCCGACATCAAGGGCGACCTGTCCGGCCTCTCCCAGCCGGGCGAGGGCGGCGAGAAGATCACCGCGCGTGCCGCGTCGGTTGGCCAGACCTGGACCGCCACCGGCTTCCCGACCGAGCTCTACACCCTCGGCGGGCAGGGGACCGGGGTGCCGATCCGGGTGACGATGAGCGCCTTCGGCCCGATGCTGTTGGCCAAGGTGCTGGGGCTCAACGACACCCAGACCTCCAGCCTGGGCCTGGTCTTCCACTACGCCGACCAGGCGGGGCTGCCGCTGCTGGACCTGGCCGACCTGCGCGCGGTGGTGCAGTACCTCGTCTCCGACGAGGGGAAGCCGGAGCTCAAGGCGCTCGGCGGCCTCTCCAGCGCGACCGCCGGAGTGATCCTGCGCGAGCTGATCGCCTTCTCCGACCAGGGGGCCGACGAGTTCTTCGGCGAGCCGGAGTTCGAGTCCGCCGACCTGCTGCGGCTCACCGACGACGGCCGCGGGGTGATCTCGCTGCTGGAGCTGCCGAACCTGCAGGACCGTCCCGCCCTGTTCTCCACCTTCCTGATGTGGCTGCTGGCCGACCTCTTCCACGACCTGCCCGAGGTGGGCGACGTGGACAAGCCCAAGCTGGTGTTCTTCTTCGACGAGGCGCACCTGCTCTTCAATGACGCCTCCGACGACTTCCTGGACCAGATCACCCAGACCGTGCGGCTGATCCGCTCCAAGGGCGTCGGCGTCTTCTTCGTCACCCAGAGCCCCACCGACGTGCCCGACGACGTGCTGGCCCAGCTGGGCTCGCGGGTCCAGCACCAGTTGCGGGCGCACACGCCCAACGACGCCAAGGCGCTCAAGGCGACGGTGAACACCTATCCCACCAGCGCGTACGACGACCTCGGGGCCGTCCTCACCACGCTCGGGATCGGCGAGGCCGTGGTGACCGTGATGGACGAGCGCGGCGCACCGACCCCGGTCGCCTGGACCCGGTTGCGGGCGCCCGAGTCGCTGATGGGCCCCGCCGACCCGGCGGCGACGAAGGCGGCGGTCGAGGCCAGCCCCGGGTGGGCGAAGTACGCCACCGTGCAGGACCGGGAGTCCGCCCGCGAGAAGCTCGCGGCGCGGCTGGAGGAGGGCTCCCGCAAGGCGGAGAAGGAGACCGGCCAGCCGCGCAAGCAGGCCTCCCGCACCCGCCGCCGCCGGACGTCGGAGTCGTCGAGGTCGTCGAGGTCGGAGGGCAACTGGGCCGACGGAGGCGGGATGGTCGGCGACGTGATGGGCTCGCCGGTCTTCAAGGACTTCATGCGCACGGCCGCCCGGGAGATCGCCCGGGGGATGTTCAAGTCGGGTCGTCGCTGA
- a CDS encoding type II toxin-antitoxin system VapB family antitoxin has protein sequence MIFKRVGEGRPYPDHGLSSREWAQLPPRQVRLDELVTTRDTLDLATLLDDDSTFYGDLFAHVVEWDGDLYLETGLHRALRAALQQRAMLHARVHHTGATA, from the coding sequence GTGATCTTCAAGCGCGTGGGAGAGGGCCGCCCCTATCCCGACCACGGCCTGAGCTCACGCGAGTGGGCCCAGCTCCCGCCGCGCCAGGTGCGGCTGGACGAGCTGGTCACCACCCGGGACACCCTGGACCTGGCCACCCTGCTCGACGACGACTCCACCTTCTACGGCGACCTGTTCGCGCACGTGGTGGAGTGGGACGGCGACCTCTACCTGGAGACCGGGCTGCACCGGGCGCTGCGGGCCGCACTGCAGCAGCGCGCGATGCTGCACGCCCGGGTCCACCACACGGGAGCGACCGCATGA
- a CDS encoding LytR C-terminal domain-containing protein, whose translation MTQSAKTAATLAVLLVLLLVGVLVGWSALTQPLPTAEDSTSDGPCQEQDIAAGEQVRRGMVTVSVFNAGTRGGLAEKTLGALVRTGFGAGETGNADREVSVKRAAVWTTDKRDPAAILVRRTLGRDRTKLVEKPADQLEGVGVMVLVGNKFDKLADGPRQVTSQIDTTICVPNDPVAQAG comes from the coding sequence ATGACCCAGTCCGCCAAGACGGCCGCGACCCTCGCCGTCCTGCTCGTCCTGCTGCTCGTGGGCGTGCTGGTCGGCTGGTCGGCGCTCACCCAGCCGCTCCCCACCGCTGAGGACTCGACCTCCGACGGCCCCTGCCAGGAGCAGGACATCGCGGCCGGCGAGCAGGTACGGCGGGGCATGGTGACCGTGAGCGTCTTCAACGCCGGGACCCGCGGCGGCCTCGCGGAGAAGACCCTGGGCGCCCTGGTGCGGACCGGCTTCGGCGCCGGGGAGACCGGGAACGCCGACCGCGAGGTGAGCGTGAAGCGAGCGGCGGTGTGGACCACGGACAAGCGCGACCCCGCGGCGATCCTGGTCCGCCGTACTCTCGGCCGCGACCGGACCAAGCTGGTCGAGAAGCCCGCCGACCAGCTCGAAGGGGTCGGCGTGATGGTGCTCGTCGGCAACAAGTTCGACAAGCTCGCCGACGGGCCGCGACAGGTGACCTCGCAGATCGACACCACGATCTGCGTGCCCAACGACCCCGTGGCCCAGGCGGGCTGA
- a CDS encoding potassium/proton antiporter codes for MTFDVHQLDTFLFIGAAVTLLAILAVRVSSRAGLPSLLLYLMIGVLLGESVAGIGFEDYALAHALGFGALVLILGEGGLTTDLGQVRDSLRLGAVLATLGIAVSVGVMALAGHYLLGLPWILAVLLGAVCSPTDSAAVFSVLRVVPVPRRLTGALEAESGLNDAPTVVLVTLVSSGAFGEYGALLTLAIIVGELAGGVLVGLVVGWCGGWLMRRAALPASGLYPLAVLTLCLFAYGAGTAVHVSGFAAVYVAGLLLGNAELPHRAATRSFAEGVAWLAQIGLFVMLGLLASPGRFDGRTVVVALVAGLVLTLVARPLSVLASAWADPMSPRELAFISWAGLRGAVPIVLATIPLSEGVPGAEELFDVVFVLVVVYTLLTGPTLPLVARLLGVAQRSEPRGLDVEAAPLERIAADLLQVQIEPASRLHGVEVGELRLPVGSSVSLVVREGRTMVPDFRTTLRHGDELLVVTPRRQRQATEKRLRELSTRGRLAQWLRDEPE; via the coding sequence GTGACCTTCGACGTGCACCAGCTGGACACCTTCCTGTTCATCGGTGCGGCCGTCACCCTGCTCGCCATCCTGGCCGTCCGCGTCTCCAGCCGCGCCGGGCTGCCCAGCCTGCTGCTCTACCTGATGATCGGCGTGCTGCTGGGGGAGTCCGTGGCCGGGATCGGCTTCGAGGACTACGCCCTCGCCCACGCCCTCGGCTTCGGCGCGCTCGTGCTGATCCTCGGCGAGGGCGGGCTCACCACCGACCTCGGCCAGGTCCGCGACAGCCTGCGCCTCGGGGCCGTCCTGGCGACCCTGGGGATCGCCGTATCGGTCGGGGTGATGGCGCTCGCCGGCCACTACCTCCTCGGGCTGCCGTGGATCCTCGCCGTGCTGCTCGGCGCTGTCTGCTCGCCGACCGACTCCGCCGCGGTCTTCTCCGTGCTCCGCGTGGTGCCCGTGCCGCGCCGGCTCACCGGGGCGCTCGAGGCCGAGTCCGGCCTCAACGACGCCCCGACCGTCGTGCTGGTGACGCTGGTCTCCAGCGGCGCGTTCGGGGAGTACGGCGCCCTGCTCACCCTCGCGATCATCGTCGGCGAGCTCGCCGGCGGGGTGCTGGTCGGGCTCGTGGTCGGCTGGTGCGGCGGCTGGCTGATGCGCCGGGCCGCGCTGCCGGCTTCCGGCCTCTACCCGCTCGCCGTCCTCACCCTGTGCCTGTTCGCCTACGGCGCCGGTACTGCGGTGCACGTCTCCGGCTTCGCTGCCGTCTACGTCGCCGGGCTGCTGCTCGGGAACGCCGAGCTGCCGCACCGCGCCGCGACCCGCTCCTTCGCCGAGGGCGTCGCGTGGCTCGCCCAGATCGGGCTGTTCGTGATGCTGGGCCTGCTCGCCTCGCCCGGGCGCTTCGACGGCCGGACCGTCGTCGTGGCCCTGGTCGCCGGGCTGGTGCTGACCCTGGTGGCGCGGCCGCTGTCGGTCCTCGCCAGCGCCTGGGCGGACCCGATGAGTCCGCGGGAGCTGGCGTTCATCTCCTGGGCGGGCCTGCGCGGCGCCGTACCGATCGTGCTCGCCACCATCCCCCTCTCCGAGGGCGTGCCCGGCGCCGAGGAGCTCTTCGACGTGGTCTTCGTGCTGGTGGTGGTCTACACCCTGCTGACCGGCCCGACGCTGCCGCTGGTGGCCCGGCTGCTGGGGGTGGCGCAGCGCTCGGAGCCCCGCGGGCTGGACGTCGAGGCGGCCCCGCTGGAGCGGATCGCCGCCGACCTGCTGCAGGTGCAGATCGAGCCGGCCTCCCGTCTGCACGGCGTGGAGGTGGGCGAGCTGCGGCTCCCGGTCGGCTCGTCGGTCTCCCTGGTCGTGCGGGAGGGGCGGACCATGGTGCCGGACTTCCGCACCACGCTGCGGCACGGCGACGAGCTGCTCGTGGTCACCCCGCGCCGCCAGCGCCAGGCCACCGAGAAGCGGCTCCGCGAGCTCTCCACCCGCGGCCGCCTCGCCCAGTGGCTGCGCGACGAGCCGGAGTGA
- a CDS encoding VWA domain-containing protein, whose product MSLLERHLGFLAALREAGLPVSLAEGRDAVSALGAVGLADRSLVREAYAATLVKRAAQRPAFDAVFEVWFPALIGSGSAESALLDPESALIDADSGEIGADWASTGADSAGWDTGEALADLRERLDAALQAGDQQALDRLAVEAVARFGAMPGRGPGMSSWSAYTTLQRVSPEELIGQIVQGLLATGRTEEEADREARNRVAGFRGRVEADARRRIAEEKGPEHVTRTTLRPPIEQLDFIAARRTDLEEMRRQITPLARRLATRLTREQHANGRGPLDFRRTVRASVSTGGVPLTTHHRPKRPHRTELVVLCDVSGSVANFAGFTLMLVFAMREQFGKVRAFTFVDQAHEVTHHFRPGADPADVLTALAADTAHAARWGRTNYGRAFTTFAEEYADALGPKSSLLVLGDARSNYSDLALPRLRELADAARHAWWLNPEHRRHWDTGDSAARDYSAIVPMVECRNLTQLGEFVHRLV is encoded by the coding sequence GTGAGCCTGCTCGAGCGCCACCTCGGCTTCCTCGCCGCGCTGCGCGAGGCCGGCCTCCCGGTCTCGCTCGCCGAGGGCCGCGACGCGGTGTCCGCGCTGGGCGCCGTCGGGCTGGCCGACCGCTCGCTGGTGCGGGAGGCGTACGCCGCCACGCTGGTCAAGCGCGCCGCCCAGCGGCCGGCCTTCGACGCGGTCTTCGAGGTGTGGTTCCCCGCCCTCATCGGCTCCGGTTCCGCCGAGTCGGCGCTTCTTGACCCCGAGTCGGCGTTAATTGACGCCGACTCGGGGGAAATTGGCGCCGACTGGGCGTCAACTGGCGCCGACTCGGCGGGGTGGGACACCGGGGAGGCCCTGGCGGACCTCCGAGAGCGGCTCGATGCCGCCCTGCAGGCCGGGGACCAGCAGGCACTGGACCGGCTCGCGGTCGAGGCGGTCGCCCGCTTCGGCGCGATGCCCGGGCGCGGGCCGGGGATGTCGTCGTGGTCGGCCTACACCACCCTGCAGCGGGTCAGCCCCGAGGAGCTGATCGGCCAGATCGTCCAGGGGCTGCTGGCCACCGGTCGCACCGAGGAGGAGGCCGACCGGGAGGCGCGCAACCGGGTGGCCGGCTTCCGCGGCCGGGTCGAGGCGGACGCCCGACGCCGGATCGCGGAGGAGAAGGGACCCGAGCACGTCACCCGCACCACCCTGCGGCCGCCGATCGAGCAGCTGGACTTCATCGCCGCCCGCCGGACCGACCTGGAGGAGATGCGCCGCCAGATCACCCCGCTGGCGCGCCGGCTGGCCACCCGGCTGACCCGCGAGCAGCACGCGAACGGCCGCGGCCCGCTGGACTTCCGCCGTACCGTCCGTGCCTCGGTCTCCACCGGCGGCGTCCCGCTCACCACCCACCACCGGCCCAAGCGACCGCACCGCACCGAGCTGGTGGTGCTCTGCGACGTGTCCGGGTCGGTCGCCAACTTCGCCGGCTTCACGCTGATGCTGGTCTTCGCGATGCGCGAGCAGTTCGGCAAGGTGCGCGCCTTCACCTTCGTCGACCAGGCGCACGAGGTCACCCACCACTTCCGCCCCGGCGCCGACCCCGCCGACGTCCTCACCGCCCTCGCGGCCGACACCGCGCACGCCGCCCGATGGGGCCGCACCAACTACGGTCGCGCGTTCACCACCTTCGCCGAGGAGTACGCCGACGCGCTCGGCCCGAAGTCCTCCCTCCTCGTACTCGGCGACGCCCGCTCCAACTACTCCGACCTCGCCCTGCCCCGGCTGCGCGAGCTCGCCGACGCCGCCCGGCATGCCTGGTGGCTCAACCCCGAGCACCGGCGGCACTGGGACACCGGCGACTCCGCCGCGCGGGACTACTCCGCCATCGTGCCGATGGTCGAGTGCCGCAACCTGACCCAGCTCGGGGAGTTCGTGCACCGGCTCGTCTGA
- a CDS encoding AAA family ATPase → MTWFSSPADADARLREVGYLSDPGTAVTTYLSGQLGKPLLVEGPAGVGKTELAKAVARATGAELVRLQCYEGLDEARALYEWNYKKQLLRIQAAHGETWDATHDDIFTEEFLLTRPLLTAIRRDAPTVLLVDEVDKTDVEVEGLLLEVLSDFQVTIPELGTITATARPFVILTSNATRELSEAVKRRCLFTHIDYPEPDREREIVLAQVPDLDDALARQLVDVVSRLRDLDLKKAPSIAETVDWAHTLLALETGTLDEDAIRQTLGVVLKHASDQEKAVRELKLAAGRRP, encoded by the coding sequence GTGACCTGGTTCTCCTCGCCCGCCGACGCCGACGCCCGTCTCCGGGAGGTGGGCTATCTGTCCGACCCGGGCACCGCGGTGACGACATACCTCTCCGGACAGCTCGGCAAGCCGCTGCTCGTCGAGGGGCCCGCCGGGGTCGGCAAGACCGAGCTGGCCAAGGCGGTCGCGCGCGCCACGGGCGCGGAGCTGGTGCGGCTGCAGTGCTACGAGGGGCTGGACGAGGCGCGGGCGCTGTATGAGTGGAACTACAAGAAGCAGCTGCTGCGGATCCAGGCCGCCCACGGCGAGACCTGGGACGCGACCCACGACGACATCTTCACCGAGGAGTTCCTGCTCACCCGGCCGCTGCTGACCGCGATCCGGCGGGACGCCCCGACCGTGCTGCTGGTCGACGAGGTGGACAAGACCGACGTCGAGGTCGAGGGGCTGCTGCTGGAGGTGCTCAGCGACTTCCAGGTCACCATCCCCGAGCTCGGGACGATCACCGCGACCGCGCGGCCGTTCGTCATCCTCACCTCCAACGCCACCCGCGAGCTGTCCGAGGCGGTCAAGCGGCGCTGCCTGTTCACCCACATCGACTACCCCGAGCCGGACCGGGAGCGCGAGATCGTCCTCGCGCAGGTGCCCGATCTCGACGACGCGCTGGCGCGGCAGCTGGTCGACGTGGTCTCCCGGCTGCGCGACCTGGACCTGAAGAAGGCGCCCTCGATCGCCGAGACGGTGGACTGGGCGCACACCCTGCTCGCCCTGGAGACCGGGACGCTGGACGAGGACGCGATCCGGCAGACCCTCGGGGTGGTCCTCAAGCACGCATCGGACCAGGAGAAGGCGGTGCGCGAGCTGAAGCTGGCCGCCGGACGCCGGCCGTGA
- a CDS encoding GNAT family N-acetyltransferase → MEARRATTADAAALGRMLWDFNVEFDGPTDTADVLTERFERILDLDGVFALVVGEAEGFALVTLRPAIWFDGPVAQLEELYVVPALRNAGRGTVLLGLARDVAREQGAPEMHINVDEVDADTRRFYERHGFVNIEDGSDFRMLCYIGPTQGR, encoded by the coding sequence ATGGAGGCTCGTCGTGCCACGACCGCGGACGCCGCGGCGCTCGGCCGGATGCTGTGGGACTTCAACGTGGAGTTCGACGGGCCGACCGACACCGCCGACGTCCTCACCGAGCGGTTCGAGCGGATCCTCGACCTCGACGGCGTCTTCGCGCTGGTCGTCGGCGAGGCGGAGGGGTTCGCCCTCGTCACGCTGCGGCCGGCGATCTGGTTCGACGGGCCGGTCGCGCAGCTGGAGGAGCTCTATGTCGTTCCGGCGCTGCGCAACGCGGGGCGCGGGACGGTGTTGCTCGGTCTGGCGCGCGACGTCGCCCGGGAGCAGGGGGCGCCGGAGATGCACATCAACGTCGACGAGGTCGACGCCGACACTCGGCGCTTCTACGAACGGCACGGCTTCGTGAACATCGAGGACGGATCCGACTTCCGGATGCTCTGCTACATCGGGCCCACCCAGGGGCGGTAG
- a CDS encoding NAD-dependent epimerase/dehydratase family protein, with protein sequence MPEPVTADALLIGVGDLGTRIGLRLAADGTDVAGLRRSAHLVPGPIRGVAADLTGDAPLPALAADLLVVCLTADGRDAAAYRRTYVDGMARALDALTRTPERAVLVSSTSVYGDAEGLLDEDSPPSPARETAAVLLEAERVFAERVPGGVVARMSGIYGPERAGRLVEQVRRGEDPDPARWTNRIHEDDAAAAVVHLLRGGPQEPTYLVTDDEPVTAGEVRAHLGGRLGVEWASADAEPHGRRLSNARLRATGFELAYPTFREGYAFVGG encoded by the coding sequence ATGCCCGAGCCCGTCACCGCCGACGCCCTCCTCATCGGGGTCGGCGACCTCGGCACCCGGATCGGCCTGCGCCTCGCCGCCGACGGTACGGACGTCGCCGGGCTGCGCCGCTCCGCGCACCTGGTGCCGGGGCCGATCCGCGGCGTCGCGGCCGACCTGACCGGCGACGCGCCCCTCCCCGCCCTCGCCGCGGACCTGCTGGTGGTGTGCCTGACCGCCGACGGCCGCGATGCGGCGGCCTATCGCCGTACCTATGTCGACGGGATGGCCCGCGCCCTGGACGCGCTCACCCGGACGCCGGAGCGGGCGGTGCTGGTCTCCTCGACGAGCGTGTACGGCGACGCCGAGGGACTGCTCGACGAGGACTCCCCGCCCAGCCCGGCGCGGGAGACCGCGGCCGTCCTGCTCGAGGCGGAGCGGGTCTTCGCCGAGCGGGTGCCGGGCGGCGTGGTGGCCCGGATGAGCGGCATCTACGGCCCCGAGCGGGCCGGACGGCTGGTCGAGCAGGTCCGCCGCGGCGAGGACCCCGACCCGGCCCGGTGGACCAACCGGATCCACGAGGACGACGCGGCCGCTGCGGTGGTGCACCTGCTGCGGGGCGGGCCACAGGAGCCGACGTACCTCGTCACCGACGACGAGCCGGTCACCGCCGGCGAGGTCCGCGCCCACCTGGGCGGCCGCCTGGGCGTCGAGTGGGCGTCCGCCGACGCCGAGCCGCACGGTCGGCGGCTCTCCAACGCCCGGCTCCGCGCGACCGGCTTCGAGCTCGCCTACCCGACCTTCCGCGAGGGCTACGCGTTCGTCGGCGGCTGA
- a CDS encoding TetR/AcrR family transcriptional regulator encodes MTETGKEGSRDRLLEAAASLIAASPGKDVPLRAICDRAGVRLPTLYHFFGSKEGLLDAVIDHGFDLYVGVKESQERSDDPIADLREGWDAHVRFGLENPGFYALMYGQVAPGHRPQAQERPARILRRTTAAAAEAGLLSVDPDRAADHVLAANIGVTLTQIVGGAADPDLSTAVREATIAAITGATAARGDATADPARALLQSLVADPGPLAPEELALLRRWLRQLADAGTEE; translated from the coding sequence GTGACAGAAACTGGCAAGGAGGGATCCCGCGACCGGCTGCTCGAGGCGGCCGCCTCCCTCATCGCGGCCTCCCCGGGTAAGGACGTCCCGCTGCGGGCGATCTGCGACCGGGCCGGCGTGCGGCTGCCGACGCTCTACCACTTCTTCGGCAGCAAGGAGGGGCTGCTGGACGCGGTCATCGACCACGGTTTCGACCTCTACGTCGGCGTCAAGGAGTCGCAGGAGCGCAGCGACGACCCGATCGCCGACCTGCGCGAGGGGTGGGACGCACACGTTCGCTTCGGGCTCGAGAACCCCGGCTTCTACGCGCTGATGTACGGCCAGGTCGCGCCGGGCCACCGCCCCCAGGCGCAGGAGCGCCCGGCCAGGATCCTGCGGCGTACGACGGCCGCCGCCGCCGAGGCCGGCCTGCTCTCCGTCGACCCGGATCGGGCGGCGGACCACGTGCTCGCCGCCAACATCGGCGTCACCCTCACCCAGATCGTCGGCGGCGCCGCCGATCCGGACCTCTCGACCGCCGTCCGCGAGGCGACGATCGCCGCCATCACCGGAGCTACCGCCGCTCGAGGCGATGCGACGGCCGACCCGGCCCGTGCGCTGTTGCAGTCGCTCGTCGCCGACCCGGGGCCGCTCGCGCCGGAGGAGCTCGCGCTGCTGCGGCGCTGGCTTCGGCAGCTCGCCGACGCCGGCACCGAGGAGTAG
- a CDS encoding SDR family oxidoreductase codes for MATHTLQDKVVLVAGGAKNLGGLVSRQAAEAGADVAIHYNSEETRPAAEETLTAVEAAGRKGVLLTGDLTVPETVERLFADAEAALGPVDVAVNTVGRVLRKPIVDTTEEEYDAMFDINAKSAYFFLKEAGKHVADNGKVITIVTSLLAAFTDGYSTYAGGKSPVEHFTRAAAKEFAERGISVTAIAPGPMDTPFFYGQETPERVEFHKSQAMGNQLTQIEDIAPIARFLATDGWWITGQTILANGGYTTR; via the coding sequence ATGGCCACGCACACCCTTCAGGACAAGGTCGTCCTGGTCGCCGGCGGCGCGAAGAACCTCGGCGGCCTGGTCAGCCGGCAGGCGGCCGAGGCCGGTGCCGACGTCGCGATCCACTACAACTCCGAGGAGACCCGCCCGGCCGCCGAGGAGACGCTCACTGCCGTCGAGGCCGCCGGCCGCAAGGGCGTCCTGCTCACCGGCGACCTCACCGTCCCGGAGACCGTGGAGCGGCTCTTCGCCGACGCCGAGGCCGCGCTGGGCCCGGTCGACGTCGCGGTCAACACGGTCGGCCGCGTGCTGCGCAAGCCGATCGTGGACACCACGGAGGAGGAGTACGACGCGATGTTCGACATCAACGCCAAGTCGGCGTACTTCTTCCTCAAGGAGGCCGGCAAGCACGTCGCCGACAACGGCAAGGTGATCACCATCGTCACCTCATTGCTGGCCGCCTTCACCGACGGCTACTCGACCTACGCCGGCGGGAAGAGCCCGGTGGAGCACTTCACCCGTGCCGCGGCCAAGGAGTTCGCCGAGCGCGGCATCTCGGTGACCGCGATCGCGCCCGGCCCGATGGACACCCCGTTCTTCTATGGTCAGGAGACGCCCGAGCGGGTCGAGTTCCACAAGTCGCAGGCGATGGGCAACCAGCTCACCCAGATCGAGGACATCGCACCGATCGCGCGGTTCCTCGCCACCGACGGCTGGTGGATCACCGGCCAGACCATCCTCGCCAACGGCGGCTACACCACCCGCTGA
- a CDS encoding nuclear transport factor 2 family protein yields the protein MTEIPSPVREFIDTVNAHDDAGFLDAFTEDGYVDDWGRVFTGRDEIKGWSDVEFIGATGTLTPQDVTVDGDTVTVVGDWASTHANGLSEFTFAVAGDKLASMTIREG from the coding sequence ATGACCGAGATCCCCTCGCCCGTGCGCGAGTTCATCGACACCGTCAACGCCCACGACGACGCCGGCTTCCTCGACGCGTTCACCGAGGACGGCTACGTCGACGACTGGGGCCGGGTCTTCACCGGGCGCGACGAGATCAAGGGCTGGAGCGACGTCGAGTTCATCGGCGCCACCGGCACCCTCACGCCGCAGGACGTCACGGTCGACGGCGACACCGTGACGGTCGTCGGCGACTGGGCCAGCACCCACGCCAACGGCCTCTCGGAGTTCACCTTCGCCGTCGCCGGGGACAAGCTCGCCTCGATGACGATCCGCGAGGGCTGA
- a CDS encoding DUF7255 family protein → MIQRGHLGLPEQADPARQVLADIFTALGGNPVAQAAKRLTALPGDFVHEPTGTCIEVDESQHFTTYRLLTLDHYPAGVPLGFDMEEYRSLCVRWSPKSDKYRANKPAVGFGDGGRQRQRAYHDALRDLAAPAMGCPPVIRLPSPDRDGVAAYQRVRGRLLGLLGCSRNEG, encoded by the coding sequence TTGATCCAGCGGGGCCACCTCGGGCTACCCGAGCAGGCAGACCCGGCACGCCAAGTCCTCGCCGACATCTTCACGGCACTGGGCGGGAACCCGGTGGCGCAGGCAGCGAAGCGGCTCACCGCGCTGCCGGGCGACTTCGTTCACGAACCGACCGGCACCTGCATAGAGGTCGACGAGTCTCAGCACTTCACCACCTACCGCCTCCTCACCCTCGACCACTATCCGGCTGGTGTGCCGTTGGGGTTCGATATGGAGGAGTACCGCTCCCTTTGCGTGCGGTGGTCCCCGAAGTCGGACAAGTACCGGGCAAACAAGCCTGCAGTCGGCTTCGGAGACGGTGGACGTCAGCGGCAGCGCGCCTACCACGACGCCCTCCGAGACCTGGCGGCCCCGGCGATGGGGTGCCCTCCGGTGATCCGGCTACCCTCGCCCGATCGAGACGGGGTCGCCGCCTACCAGCGGGTGCGTGGGCGGCTGCTGGGGTTACTCGGCTGTTCGAGGAACGAGGGTTAG